gacttgacccattccgttagcttagcacttgatcgtttagtatgttgctattgctttcttcatgacttatacatgttcctatgactatgagattatgcaactcccgtttaccggaggaacactttgtgtgctaccaaatgccacagcgtaactgggtgattataaaggtgctctacaggtgtctccgaaggtacttgttgggttggcgtatttcgagattaggatttgtcactccgattgtcggagaggtatctctgggcccactcggtaatgcacatcactataagccttgcaagcattgcaactaatgagttagttgcgggatgatgtattacagaacgagtaaagagacttgccggtaacgagattgaactaggtattgagataccgacgatcgaatctcgggcaagtgacatcccgatgacaaagggaacaacgtatgttgttatgcggtctgaccgataaagatcttcgtagaatatgtgggagccaatatgagcatccaggttccgctattggttattgaccggagacgtgtgtcagtcatgtctacatagttctcgaacctgtagggtccgcacgcttaaagttcgatgacggttatattatgagtttatgagttctgatgtaccgaaggttttttggagtcccggatgtgatcacggacatgacgaggagtctcgaaatggtcgagacataaagattgatatattggaagcctatatttggatatcggaagtattccgggtgaaatcgggattttaccggagtaccgggggttaccgaacccccccccccccgggggggggcttaatgggcctacatgggccttagtggaaatagagggcagcaaggggagtgtggggcgcgccccccaaggcccaaaccgaattggtttagggcaaggggggcagccccctctttccttctcctctccctttccttcccctctcctactcctagtgggagtaggactcccccttggcgcgcctctccctggccagccgcatcctccccttgctcctttatatacgggggcagggggcaccccatagacacaacaattgatctcttgatctcttagctgtgtgcagtgcccccctccaccataatccacctcgataatatcgtagcggtgcttaggcgaagccctgcatcggtagaacatcatcatcgtcaccacgccgtcgtgctgacggaactctccctcaaagctcggctggatcggagttcgagggacgtcatcgagctgaacgtgtgctgaactcggaggtgccgtgcgttcggtacttgatcggtcagatcgtgaagacgtacgactacatcaaccgcgttatgctaacgcttccgctttcggtctacgagggtacatggacaacactctccgctctcgttgctatgcatcactatgatcttgcgtgtgtgtaggaaattttttgaaattactacgtttcccaatagtggcatcaaagccaggttttatgcgtagatgttatatgcacgagtagaacacaaatgagttgtgggcgatacaagtcatactgcttaccagcatgtcatactttggttcggcggtattgttggatgaagcggcccggaccgatattacgcgtacacttacgcgagactggttctaccgacgtgctttgcacacaggtggctggcgggtgtcagtttctccaactttagttgaaccgagtgtggctacgcccggtccttgagaaggttaaaacagcactaacttgacgaactatcgttgtggttttgatgcgtaggtaagaacggttctttctcagcccatagcagccacgtaaaacttgcaacaacaaagtagaggacgtctaacttgtttttgcagggcatgttgtgatgtgatatggtcaaggcatgatgctaaattttattgtatgagatgatcatgttttgtaaccgagttatcggcaactggcaggagccatatggttgtcgctttattgtatgcaatgcaatcgccctgtaatgctttactttatcactaagcggtagcgatagtcgtagaagcataagttggcgagacgactatgatgctacgatggagatcaaggtgtcgcgccggtgacgatggtgatcatgacggtgcttcggagatggagatcacaagcacaagatggccatatcatatcacttatattgattgcatgtgatgtttatcttttatgcatcttatcttgctttgattgacggtagcattataagatgatctctcactaaatttcaaggtataagtgttctccctgagtatgcaccgttgcgaaagttcttcgtgctgagacaccacgtgatgatcgggtgtgataggctctacgttcaaatacaacggatgcaaaacagttgcacacacggaatactcaggttaaacttgacgagcctagcatatgcagatatggcctcggaacactgagaccgaaaggtcgagcgtgaatcatatagtagatatgatcaacatagtgatgttcaccattgaaactactccatctcacgtgatgatcggacatggtttagttgatttggatcacgtgatcacttagatgattagagggatgtctatctaagtgggagttcttaagtaatatgattaattgaactttaatttatcatcaacttagtcttgatagtattttgcaaataatgttatagatcaatagcccgcggtgttgcttccctatgttttatatgtgttcctagagaaaagtaagttgaaagatgattgtagcaatgatgcggactgggtccgtgatctgaggtttatcctcattgctgcacagaagaattatgtccttgatgcaccgctaagtgacagacctattgcaggagcagatgcagacattatgaacgtttggctagctcaataggatgactacttgatagtttagtgcaccatgcttaacggcttagaaccgggacttcaaagacgttttgaaagtcatggaccatatgagatgttccaggagttgaagttaatatttcaagcaaatacccgagttgagagatatgaagtctccaacaagttctatagctaaaagatcgaggagaatagctcaagcagtgagcatgtgctcagattgtctgggtactacaatcgcttgaatcaagtgagagttaatcttccagataagatagtgatcgacagaattctctagtcactatcaccaggttagtagaacttcgtgatgaactataatatgcaagggataacggaaacgattcccaagctcttcgtgatgttgaaatcgacgaaggtagaaattaagaaaaacatcaagtgttgatggttgacaagaccactaaaagggcaaagggaagaagggaaacttcaagaagaacggcaagcaagttgctactcaagtgaagaagcccaagtctggtcctaaacctgagactaagtgcttctactacaaagggactggaaacggaactgccccaagtatttggcggataagaaggatggaaaagtgaacaaaggtatattggatatacatgttattgatgtgtactttactagtgtttatagcaacccctcggcatttgatactggttcagttactaagagtaataactcgaaatgggagttgcagaataaacagaaactagttaagggcgaggtgacaatgtgtgttggaagtagttccaagattgatatgatcatcatcgcacactccctatactttcgggattagtgttgaacctaaataagtgttatttggtgtttgcgttgagcatgaatatgatttgatcatatttgttgcaatacggttattcatttaaattggagaataattgttgttctgtttacatgaataaaaccttctatggtcatacacccaataaaatggtttgttggatatcgatcgtagtaatacacatattcataatattgaagccaaaagatgcaaagttaataatgatagtgcaacttatttgtggcactgccgtttaggtcatattggtataaagcgcatgaagaaactccatgctgatgggattttggaatcacttgattatgaatcacttgatgcttgcgaaccatgccttatgggcaagatgactaagactccgttctccggaacaatggagcgagcaactgacttattggaaataatacatattgatgtatgcgatccgatgagtgttgaggctcgcggcgggtatcgttattttctgaccttcacagatgatttgagcagacatgggtatatctacttaatgaaacataagtctgaaacatttgaaaatttcatctaatttcagactgaagtggaaaatcatcgtaacaagaaaatgaagtttctacgatctgatcgtggaggagaatatttgagttacgattttggtcttcatttgaaacaatgcggaatagtttcgcaactcacgccacctggaacaccacagcgtaatggtgtgtccgaacatcgtaaccgtactttattggatatagtgcaatctatgatgtttcttaccgatttaccactatcattttggggttatgcattagagacagctgcattcacgttaaatagggcaccatctaaatccgttgagacgacaccatatgaattgtggtttggcaagaaaccacagttgtcgtttcttaaagtttggagttgcgatgcttgtgtgaaaaagtttcatcctgataagctcaaacccaaatcggagaaatgtgtcttcataggatacccaaaggagacagttgggtacaccttctatcacatatccgaaggcaagacattcgttgctaagaatggatcctttctagagaaggagtttctctcgaaagaagtgagtgggaggaaagtagaacttgatgaggtaactgtacctgctcccttattggaaagtagttcatcacagaaatctgttcctgtgactcctacaccaattagtgaggaagctaatgatgatgatcatgtaacttcagatcaagttactaccgaacctcgtaggttaaccagagtgagatccgcaccagagtggtacggtaatcctgttctggaggtcacgttacttgaccatgatgaacctacgaactatgaggaagcgatgatgagcccagattccacaaaatggcttgagaccatgaaatctgagatgcgatccatgtatgagaacaaagtatggactttgattgacttgcccaatgattggcgagccattaagattaaatggatcttcaagaggaagacggacgctgatagtagggttactatctacaaagctagaattgtcgcaaaaggttttcgacaagttcaaggtgttgactacgatgagagtttctcactcatatctatgctcaagtctttccgaatcatgttaacaattgccgcattttatgaaatctggcaaatggataaacaaaactgcattccttaatgaatttattaaagaaagagttgtatatgatgcaaccagaaggttttgtcaatcctaaaagtgctaacaaaatatgcaagctccagcgatccatctatggattggtgcaagcatctcggagttggaatatacgctttgataagttgatcaaagcatatagttttatacagacttgcggtgaagcctgtatttacaagaaggtgagtgggagcactacagcatttctgataagtatatgtgtatgacatattgttgatcgaaaataatgtagaattattctgcaaagcataaaggagtgtttgaaaggagtttttcaaagaaagacctcgatgaagctgctaacatattgagcatcaagatctatagagatagatcaagacgcttgataagttttttcaatgagtacataccttgacaagattttgaaatagttcaaaatggaacagtcaaagaaagagttcttgcctgtgttacaaggtgtgaaattgagtaagactcaaagcccgaccacggcagaagatagaaagagaatgaaagtcattccctatgcctcaaccataggttctataaagtatgtcatgctgtgtaccagatctgttgtataccctacactgattttagcaaggaagtacaatagtaatttaggagtagatcactggacagcggtcaaaattatccttagtggaataaggatatgtttctcgattatggaggtgacaaaaggttcgtcgtaaagggttacgtcgatgcaagttttgacattgatccagatgactctaagtctcaatctggatacatattgaaaataggagcaattagctagagtagctccgtgcagagcattgttgacatagaaatttgcaaaatacatacgaatctgaatgtggcaaacccgttgactaaacttctctcacaagcaaaacatgatcacaccttagtactttttgggtgttaatcacatagcgatgtgaattagattattgactctagtaaaccctttgggtgttggtcacatgacgatgtgaactatgggtgttaatcacatggtgatgtgaactattggtgttaaatcacatggcgatgtgaactagattattgactctagtgcaagtggcagactgaagaaaatatgccctagaggcaataataaagttattatttatttccttattctcatgataaatgtttattattcatgctaaaattgtattaaccggaaacgtaatacatgtgtgaatacatagacaaacagagtgtcactagtatgcctctacttgactagctcgttgatcaaagatggttatgtttcctagccataaacatgagctgtcatttgattaaccggatcacatcattaggagaatgatgtgattgacttgactcattccgttagcttagcacttgatcgtttagtatgttgctattgctttcttcatgacttatacatgttcctatgactatgagattatgcaactcccgtttacccgaggaacactttgtgtgctaccaaacgtcacaacgtaactgggtgattataaaggtgctctacgctTTTGTTTGGATAGCGGTGATTAGCGTTAGGATTATAGAAAATGAGTTTTTAGCTGATTTTTAGGAAACCTCGTTTATGTTATGTTTTGTAAATAATGTGTTTATAAAAAGTTGCGTTTGGATAGGAAAACAGAAAAACTGGTCAGTCATGTACCTTGTTTTGATACCCTCTAGTGGGTTGTTTCCTTTTCTCCTCCCGTGACTCACTCTCACTTTCCCCAAATCAGCCACAATGGCGTCTTCCAAGTCTGTCTTCCTGCTGGTCCCCTCCGATTCCTCCTCCGCTCGCTGACACCGGTACTCCCCTGCTCTCGGCCGTGGATGAATCCGCGCGAGGACGCCGGCTAGTGCGCGCCTCCGGCCACGCCGGTTGCTGCTGGactccccgacgccgctgcccgcctcccctcccctgGACGGCTAGGTCGCTAAGGCCTACTGTGCTTCGTCGGCCGTCAGCCAGCTCTATCCGTCGAGCAATGCTGCTTCAGCTCAACGCACATGCCTGCCTCCCTAGAATGCCGGCGGTGCAGGCTGCACTGTAACCAGCCCGTTTTACCACTAGATCTGTGGGGCGCCGGTGGCAGCAGGCAGCTGTAGCCCCCGCTCCCTGACCAGCATGACCATGAGTAATAGCGGATGCAGAGGACAAGCTCGAGGACGGCGATTCAGAGGAGCAGGtatgtttgatttttctttttgcaaactcTGTATTTAACATGGTCTACCATGCACTTGCCGAGAGGAGCTATAATTATCTTTCTTTCATGGTCTGTATCATGTACTTGCCGACAGAAAAATACTTCATAAGTAACAGGCCTTAATAATTAGCTACATATACTGGAATTTGTATAATGGAACTTTGGAGGAGAGTGCTACTGTAGAAAGCAAAGTTAGAACGGGCAAGGTTCATGGTCTTTCTAAAAACAAGAAGTTTCAGGTGCGTTTGTAGCAGTGAAAGCTGACAAGCTTTGCACTTGGTACATTGTAGAATCTGGTGCGTAGGTAGGACGCGAACACTCTTATGTTACATAAGAACACACCCATTTGAAGTAGTTTATTTGTTGCTTCATTTGCTGAATAGATTGGTGAAAAATAACATTTCATCATGTAGCCGtagatagagagagggagagagagagttcaTAAGCCTATAAAAGAATGGGGAGTTCATGAACATATAAAGAAATTTAAAGTTCTAACAATAATTATTCAAATACATCTCTAATTAAAGATGGAAATCAAATATTACGGTGTTTAATCATCTTGTTGTTGTCGGTTCACACGTCGTTGATGATTAGTCCACAATTGTTGAGCGATGCCAGCACGAACTCTCTCACCAGCAACTCGATCATCTTCTCTTGCTTGCCCACGAACTTGTTGATCAccatggtcaacattttcttgtGTTTCCCCATGCTCGTAAAGCTCAAACAACTCATCAGGCTCATTAACCTTCcttatgaagttgtggatgatgcgACAAGCCATAACAATTTTAACTTGGGTTCTATATGGATAAGGAATTCCTCCTTTCCTACTTAGAATTGGAAAACGAGCTTTCAGAACACCAAAGGTTCGTTCCACAATGTTCTGCAGCTGTGCATGCACATGGTTGAACAAATCCTTCTCACCAGTATATCTCCGATTACATCCACGAAAAGAAGCAATATGATAGCGATCTCCGCAATATGGGGCAATAAATTTTGGAGTATTTGCATAGCCTGAATCAACAAGATAAAACTTGCCTGCACATGAGGTTTCATAGCACAGTCAGAATTTTTATTTATATTATAGATACACAAATAATTAATATATTTATAATTTTACCTTCAGGAACAACCAAACCCCCACTAGTAACAGCCCATCGTAGAACAGCTTGATCCGATGCAGAACCCTCCCATCCAGCAGCGACATAAGAGAATGTCATGTCAAATGACACTGCTGCCATTACATTTTGAGACGGATAATGATGCCTATTTCTGTAAGGAGTTTGCTTATCAAGCCTGATTTTCGCCTCAATGTGTGTCCCGTCAATTGCTCCTAGACAGTTCTGGTGGGATTTTTTTAGTCAAATAAGGATGTTCACATGTTGTGGACATTGTACTTATGAAAATCATATGTAAAAGGAGTATCTTCTTCAAATAGAAATTATACCTTGAAATATGGGTAGAACCTTGCGTCACCCAATATTTTGGATGGGACTTGATTGCTTGGATCTGTTATGCAAACATCACGCAAACCATTTATGGCGTCTAAAACTTTGTTGAAGTGTCGGCTGATTGGTTCGCCAGAATGCTGATATCTATCTTGCATGACACGGTTTCTAACATTGTGACCAATTGTATGTAAAAACATGAGTAGTTGTTCGTCCACTGTCATTCGATTTGTATCCTTAAGTAACTTTCTCTCGCACAAAGCATCCCGCAACAAGAAGAATGTGTGCTTCTCAAGATGaattagttcataaaatctaactGGATGTCCCTCTAACAACTCTATTGTTTTCTGAGCACCAGTTAATATAGAGGTGTTACGAGTTGTTTTGAATAACCTTGTAAACAACACATCacgaaacaaggacactgcagaAATGTTGTTAATAAGCACTTGCTCAGAGTCAGAAAGTTCATCATCTGGCACATCCAAGCTGTTCATAGTTCCCTGCACAATATACACTATTGATATCATCTCAGGATATTTGTTTAAAATATATCAGTGCTGAACCATCAAATGAACAATATAAAATTGAAAAAGAATGTTCATTATTTCACACAAGCTGATAAAACATACTGGAAATTGTTTTCTGAATCTACGACAAGACTGAAATAAAATACTATGGTCAATGGTGTAAAATTCTAAGGATCAAGAATCCAAAGCTTCCGCGTCTCATCATCCATCTCAATGAATATGGCCCGTTTATCACCATCTGTAAATGCCTTGACCGCTTTTAGTTTCTCTTTGGGATCTAGATTACTCATACTCTTTAATATTGCCATACATGATTTAACCGAGTAAGCTTCATTTTGTTGTGCTACTGTTTTCTTCGCTTCAGCAATGCTAAGTGATGCATCTGCAAGGCGGTCAATTGCTGATATGGCATCGTCGGCTGTCCGTTTTTGCCCTCTTCCAGTTTCTTTTGATCCACTTCCAGTGGACTTCTTTTTTTCTTGCTCAATGGTAGTTGACTTCTTCATGAAGACACCAGGGGAAATATCGTTTTCATCAGAATCAATCTCATGAACTTCAACATCCATATTGAGATCAATCTGTGAAGATTTGCTTGTATATGCAGCATCTTTTCCTTTGCTAGATACAGCACCAGCTCCAGATGCTGTTGAAGTAGCACATATGGCTTGAAGATCTACCCAACTAGGCCACACCTTATCTCGATATTCCTGTAGTGACTTATCCTTCTGCAAGTTGTTTAGTTTTTGGTTAATACTATGATATGAGAACTTCATATGGATTCTACTCGCAAATCCTTACCTTAATCAGTTCCTCCCAAATTTCTTCTGAAGCTTTTATCATTTTATCATCATCGTCCCAACCAAATCCCGTGAGTTTTAGAAGTCTGTCCATGGTACTGTAGCAACTCCTGTAGTACTTATGACGATTTTTCAGTTGTTGTAATTCAAGTTTCTCTACCCTTGAATCGTTGAATTGTCCTAAGATATCACGCCATGCTTTCTTTGTGTAACCTGTTCCTTCTTTTCCTCCCTGTAGACTTTGATCTTTCAATATATTGAGTAGTATTTTGTCCTCTGAAGATTTCCATACATGGCGCTTAGCTTTATCTGTGTTTTCCTTCCTAATTATTTTGTCCTTCTCATCATCCATATTTTTCTACAGGGAGATacaagaagaaataatgcaagaTGAGTCATTTTGTTCATTACGATAAATCTACGAAGTGGAAGAAAATGAGCATGCCACTAATATTTCGATCTTTTGAGGGGTAATCCCGTGGTCGTTGTACACAAATGGGAGTCTAGGAATGAACTAATCTTTTGTTCAAAGTGTGACTGGACACTTCAATTTTTGTCGCATGTTCGCCTAATGGGATGTTCCCTGACCAGTTACTTTGCTGGGTTGCAGCCAAGATCTCAAGCATGAAGTTCATTTACTATAAAGCTGGGCTAGGTTTCCCCACTTATTGCCGTCAACTTCACATTGGACATCACAAGGTATTCTGATCTTCATTTGCTTACTTCATAGCTCTTACCATACACTATATAATATGGATAGATATGATTGATACTTATGCAAAATTATCCTTATACTGTGATTTAAACTGTATCCTTCTCATGAAAAACTAACTACTGCACTTGGATATATATACTGATTGACAATATTATTGTGGTTCGGTGTTCGATTATTTTAATATGTATGGTGCATTTATAGAGCACCCTGATTCTCGTATGTACCATAAATTCATATTTAGGAATTACCAGGTTATTGGATCTTGTATAATCTAGGAATTGCCTAAATAAAATTATCAGGGGTTGTATGGAAAATAGGGTTCGCTGCCAATAGAATTAATTCAATGAACAGTAGCACAAACGTATTTACAAAAACAATTCGTACTGCAGAATTTTGTAACTCTAGATAGTTTATCTTACCGTGTAGGATGGGTGAAGCCACGAATCCCGATTGAAGATCGGAAGATGATGATGATAACAAGAGCTCGATGGAGATGTGCAGTCCTATTGAAGATGGCCAAGTTCAGATCCAAAGGCGATGTATTCCATCCAGTGCCTGTGGCCGGGGATCGCAGCCAGCCTGTGCGATCTGTGTGTAGAACGCACCATGCGGCCAACAAAATCCTGTTATATAGGCAATGGAAAAAGGCGGGAGGTGAGTCGCAGAAAGAAAAATTGGCGCCAATGTGGTTGTTCAGGAAAGGGCGGAGGCGGAGATGGACAGTTGCGATCTGTATTTGTTAATCGTGTTTGTGGAAAAATGACTAATACTCGTTTTCCCACAAACCTGGAATTTTGGGCTTTTGTGAAACGAGTTTCCTATATGCATGGGTTAGTTGGAGGAGCCAAACAAGATTTTGTACGGTTAGGCCGTTTTCCTGGCTTATGGAGATCTCGATCTGTATGTTCCCCTTATCCAAACAAcgcctacaggtgtctccgaaggtacttgttgggttggcgtatttcgagattaggaatagtcacttcgattgtcggagagatatctctgggcccactccgtaatgcacatcactataagccttgcaagcattgcaactaatgagttagttgcgggatgatgtattacaaaacgagtaaagagacttgccggtaacgagattgaactaggtattgagataccgacgatcgaatctcgggcaagtaacataccgatgacaaaggaaacaacgtatgttgttatgcggtctgaccgataaagatcttcgtagaatatgtgggagccaatatgagcatccaggttccgctattggttattgaccgaagacgtgtctcggtcatgtctacatagttctcgaacccgtagggtccgcacgcttaaagttcaatgacggttatattatgagtttatgagttttgatgtaccgaaggttgttcggagtcccagatgtgatcacggacatgacgaggagtctcgaaatggtcgagacataaagattgatatattggaagcctgtatttggatatcggaagtgttccgggtgaaatcgggattttaccggagtaccggggttaccggaacccctcgggggcttaatgggcctacatgggccttagtggaaatagagggcagcaaggggagtgtggggcccgcccccaaggcccaaaccgaattggtttagggcaaggggggccggccccctctttccttctcctcctctccctttccttcccccctctcctactcctactaggaataggaggagtcctactcctagtgggagtaggactcccccttggcgcgcctctccctggccggccgcctcctccccttgctcctttatatacgggggcagggggcaccccatagacacaacaattgatctcttgatctcttagccatgtgcggtgcccccctccacgataatccacctcgataatatcgtagcggtgcttaggcgaagccctgcgtcggtagaacatcatcatcgtcaccacgccgtcgtgctgacggaactctccctcaaagctcggctggatcggagttcgagggacgtcatcgagctgaacgtgtgctgaactcggaggtgccgtgcgttcggtacttgatcggtcggattgtgaagacgtacgactacatcaaccgcgttgtgctaacgcttccgctttcggtctacgagggtacgtggacaacactctcccctctcgttgctatgcatcaccatgatcttgcgtgtgcgtaggaattttttttgaaattactacgtttcccaacaaagaCTTGGCCAGTTGACTACTTGACTGTGGTCGACACTACCGGAGGGAACAAGCTACCTATCCCTCGTGCTGAAGGAGTCAGTTTGAGCCTAGCTCAACAACCTCCTAGAGTATAACATCTACCATTGTGTGACTTTGAGAAGGCATTCTACCAAAACTTCTCGGGACCTACAAGACGCCTGGGACCTCATGGGACGTTTGCAATGTCATCCAAGACCCAAGCGAATCTATGTGAGACTTTTTCTAGCGATGG
This window of the Triticum aestivum cultivar Chinese Spring chromosome 5D, IWGSC CS RefSeq v2.1, whole genome shotgun sequence genome carries:
- the LOC123126182 gene encoding uncharacterized protein, which produces MDDEKDKIIRKENTDKAKRHVWKSSEDKILLNILKDQSLQGGKEGTGYTKKAWRDILGQFNDSRVEKLELQQLKNRHKYYRSCYSTMDRLLKLTGFGWDDDDKMIKASEEIWEELIKKDKSLQEYRDKVWPSWVDLQAICATSTASGAGAVSSKGKDAAYTSKSSQIDLNMDVEVHEIDSDENDISPGVFMKKSTTIEQEKKKSTGSGSKETGRGQKRTADDAISAIDRLADASLSIAEAKKTVAQQNEAYSVKSCMAILKSMSNLDPKEKLKAVKAFTDDPSNQVPSKILGDARFYPYFKNCLGAIDGTHIEAKIRLDKQTPYRNRHHYPSQNVMAAVSFDMTFSYVAAGWEGSASDQAVLRWAVTSGGLVVPEGKFYLVDSGYANTPKFIAPYCGDRYHIASFRGCNRRYTGEKDLFNHVHAQLQNIVERTFGVLKARFPILSRKGGIPYPYRTQVKIVMACRIIHNFIRKVNEPDELFELYEHGETQENVDHGDQQVRGQAREDDRVAGERVRAGIAQQLWTNHQRRVNRQQQDD